In a single window of the Natronosalvus caseinilyticus genome:
- a CDS encoding response regulator has protein sequence MHSDPIDILLVEDNPGDVRLTKEAFKEGRIDNTIHVARNGVDALSFLYRRDGYEDAPRPDLILLDLNLPRKNGEEVLEELKDDPTLRRIPTVVLTSSEAEEDVVRSYEKYANAYLTKPINPDEFIEVVRSFESFWLSVVNLPPAEDQ, from the coding sequence ATGCACTCTGACCCGATCGATATACTGCTCGTCGAGGACAACCCCGGCGACGTCCGACTCACCAAGGAAGCGTTCAAGGAGGGACGGATCGACAACACCATTCACGTCGCCCGAAACGGCGTCGACGCGCTGTCGTTCCTCTACCGGCGAGACGGCTACGAGGACGCCCCCCGTCCCGACCTGATCCTGCTCGATCTGAATCTACCCCGGAAGAACGGCGAGGAGGTGCTCGAGGAACTCAAGGATGACCCCACGCTCAGGCGCATTCCCACGGTCGTTTTGACGAGTTCCGAGGCCGAAGAGGACGTGGTCAGGTCCTACGAGAAGTACGCGAACGCCTACCTCACGAAACCGATCAACCCGGACGAGTTCATCGAGGTCGTCCGGTCGTTCGAAAGCTTCTGGCTGTCGGTCGTCAACCTGCCGCCAGCGGAGGACCAATGA
- a CDS encoding ABC transporter permease — protein MSRLGRLQAQIDADWRSFTRRRTAVFFTFFFPVILIVIFGALVRTDPTGGGLFAEPAAYYVPGYLAVVVLFTPFSRLGSEVARHREGNRFEKLATTPLSRAEWLGSQTVVNAIIISLASLLILALVVLLTGTEIVYSPLVVPYVFVGVVCFCGIGAMLGSYTDSQDGAVAASNALGLPLLFLSETFVPLEQLPGWFEPVVALSPLTYFARGVRAVTYPGAASGTAGVAGVDPALGNLAVLAVLAVLTFALGARSIPRTD, from the coding sequence ATGAGCCGCCTCGGCCGCCTTCAGGCCCAGATCGACGCCGACTGGCGGTCGTTCACCCGTCGACGGACCGCCGTCTTCTTCACGTTCTTCTTCCCCGTCATCCTGATCGTCATCTTCGGCGCCCTCGTGCGCACCGATCCGACCGGTGGCGGCCTCTTCGCCGAGCCGGCGGCCTACTACGTCCCCGGCTACCTCGCCGTCGTCGTCCTCTTCACGCCGTTCTCGCGGCTCGGGAGCGAGGTCGCCCGCCACCGCGAGGGGAACCGCTTCGAGAAACTGGCGACGACCCCGCTCTCCCGCGCCGAGTGGCTGGGCTCCCAGACCGTCGTCAACGCGATCATCATCAGCCTGGCGAGCCTGCTGATCCTCGCGCTCGTCGTTCTCCTCACGGGCACCGAGATCGTCTACTCGCCGCTGGTCGTCCCGTACGTGTTCGTCGGCGTCGTCTGCTTCTGTGGCATCGGGGCGATGCTGGGGAGTTACACCGACTCCCAGGACGGCGCCGTCGCCGCGAGCAACGCCCTCGGGCTTCCCCTGCTCTTTCTCTCCGAGACGTTCGTCCCGCTCGAGCAACTGCCCGGCTGGTTCGAGCCGGTCGTGGCCCTCTCGCCGCTGACGTACTTCGCTCGCGGCGTCCGCGCGGTCACGTATCCGGGGGCGGCATCTGGCACCGCGGGCGTCGCCGGGGTCGATCCGGCGCTCGGGAACCTCGCGGTCCTCGCGGTCCTCGCCGTCCTGACGTTCGCGCTGGGGGCTCGGTCCATTCCGCGGACGGACTGA
- a CDS encoding pyridoxamine 5'-phosphate oxidase family protein, translating into MKIRDSFSRAEIDDYLDEATVPIRLACHTPAGRLWMLSLWFQYRDGVFRCATGADADVVRYLEHDSSVAFEVSTNDPPYAGVRGSGTATVDPDPEKAVLRELLERYLDGTDSRLARSLLEKDRNEVTITVDPDVVYGWDFSERMADVVE; encoded by the coding sequence ATGAAGATTCGCGACTCGTTCTCGAGGGCGGAAATCGACGACTATCTCGACGAGGCGACGGTTCCGATTCGCCTCGCCTGTCACACGCCTGCAGGCCGTCTCTGGATGCTCTCGCTGTGGTTCCAGTACCGCGACGGCGTTTTTCGGTGTGCGACCGGCGCGGACGCCGACGTCGTTCGGTACCTCGAGCACGATTCGAGCGTCGCGTTCGAGGTTTCGACCAACGATCCCCCGTACGCCGGCGTCCGCGGGTCGGGGACGGCGACGGTCGATCCGGATCCCGAGAAAGCGGTCCTGCGCGAACTGCTCGAGCGATACCTCGACGGGACAGACTCGAGACTCGCGCGCTCGTTGCTCGAAAAAGATCGTAACGAGGTGACGATCACCGTCGACCCCGACGTCGTCTACGGCTGGGACTTCAGCGAGCGGATGGCCGATGTGGTCGAGTAG
- a CDS encoding ABC transporter ATP-binding protein: MSRSRSDGRQSDGRETIVDVHADDLEKSYGETVALSGVSLTVDPGEVVGLIGPNGAGKTTFVRALTGTTVPDSGSVAILGTEPSAVDRNRLSVLPQDFSPPDRLTARELLAYYAGLYDDARDPETVLEDVGLETAGDTWYENLSGGQQRRVCVGATLVNDPDLLFLDEPTTGIDPAGRRTVWRLLEALAAGGTTIVLTTHDMAEAERLADRVGLLANGSLLAQGAPAELVAEHGGSSRLRIELESAGDSADGGDEPSRRNADTRADPHPADTGADSDVPAATDALESLPYPVDSSPAELVVRDLPPTDIGDVVEALEAAGVSYTGLEWSEPSLEDVYLALAGDLESAGGSLEDTDERTPEVLDRGGDPR; the protein is encoded by the coding sequence ATGAGCCGGTCCAGGTCGGACGGGAGGCAGAGCGACGGGAGAGAGACGATCGTCGACGTCCACGCCGACGACCTCGAGAAATCCTACGGGGAAACTGTCGCGCTCTCGGGCGTCTCGCTGACCGTCGATCCGGGTGAAGTCGTCGGCCTCATCGGGCCCAACGGGGCCGGAAAGACGACGTTCGTCCGGGCGCTGACCGGCACGACCGTCCCAGATTCGGGGTCCGTGGCGATCCTCGGCACTGAGCCGTCGGCCGTCGACCGGAACCGGCTGTCCGTCCTGCCACAGGACTTCTCGCCGCCGGATCGACTCACCGCGCGCGAATTGCTCGCGTACTACGCCGGCCTGTACGACGACGCGCGCGACCCCGAAACCGTCCTCGAGGACGTCGGGCTCGAGACCGCCGGTGACACGTGGTACGAGAACCTCTCCGGCGGCCAGCAACGGCGGGTCTGCGTCGGCGCGACGCTGGTCAACGATCCCGACCTGCTCTTCCTCGACGAGCCGACGACCGGCATCGACCCTGCGGGTCGACGAACCGTGTGGCGCCTGCTCGAGGCCCTCGCGGCCGGCGGGACGACTATCGTCCTTACGACCCACGACATGGCCGAGGCCGAACGCCTCGCCGACCGGGTCGGCCTGCTCGCGAACGGGTCGCTCCTGGCGCAGGGAGCGCCCGCCGAACTCGTCGCCGAGCACGGCGGCTCGAGTCGTTTGCGGATCGAACTCGAGTCGGCCGGCGACAGTGCCGACGGCGGCGACGAGCCCAGCCGGCGGAACGCCGACACCAGGGCCGATCCTCACCCCGCCGACACCGGAGCCGATAGCGACGTCCCCGCAGCGACCGACGCCCTCGAGTCGCTCCCCTACCCCGTCGACTCGAGCCCGGCTGAACTCGTCGTCCGAGACCTCCCGCCAACCGACATCGGCGACGTGGTCGAAGCCCTCGAGGCCGCGGGCGTGAGCTACACCGGCCTCGAGTGGAGCGAGCCGAGCCTCGAGGACGTCTACCTGGCGCTGGCGGGCGACCTCGAGAGTGCCGGCGGCTCCCTCGAGGATACCGACGAGCGTACTCCCGAGGTCCTCGATCGGGGAGGTGACCCGCGATGA
- a CDS encoding DNA polymerase domain-containing protein, whose translation MTFTLEFEDGLVREWTLEGEEGDGDSDDDLPGATFEERTDYVPALFVDGPLEALEALRDALASDPKVCETAFENRYPSLHAHHADDPSRMLRVGLERVDEVRTLAAEIRGVYGREHHAPGTLRLFDVDLTPGFRYCLDEEIDPAPSRPLRTLEITVDDRALASGDLSSLEIDGESVTGDPADVLWSLGRRLERRDPDVLVVSHGDLVPAVERAAAAAGLEGVHLGRLPGWTKLAGESTYASYGQVGHSPARYRVPGRAIVDRSNSFLWHQSGLAGLEYLVQRSRKPLQEASWASIGSVLTAIQIREARAWGVPAPLNKWDPEVFKDVSTLHAADRGGFTFAPEVGLHEDVHELDFASLYPRIICRHNVSPETVGCQGGCRDIRPTLGTGREDGSVPELEYDVCATDGFLPAVLRPLLDRRAACKRRLRDDPGEDEAARLRAESGAIKWVLVSCFGYQGYRNAKFGRIECHEAINAHAREIALRAKERLEDAGWRIVHGIVDSLWVTPRVDEPDPLEGVIAEISRDAGIDIEHDGRYEWVCFVPLRESSGGEGERRSESGIATTAVSAGAGAGALTKYVGKRTTGEFKVRGLECRQRHTPAFVADCQREFLEVLDETRDPAAVCDHLARRLGDLRRGAVDRDDLVITKRVSRPLEAYSQETHVVGALRRYERHDVPRRPGQAVEYVVVDDGATRTEERVRLAFENADAGREHTVSDSDGKQRDRYDVDYYATLLLRAAESVTAALGWDRSRIRRALEDDRTVSLSVFTR comes from the coding sequence GTGACCTTCACCCTCGAGTTCGAAGACGGCCTCGTCAGGGAGTGGACGCTCGAGGGCGAGGAGGGAGACGGCGATTCGGACGACGACCTCCCTGGCGCGACCTTCGAGGAACGCACCGACTACGTCCCCGCGCTGTTCGTCGACGGCCCGCTCGAAGCGCTCGAGGCCCTCCGAGACGCCCTCGCCTCGGATCCCAAAGTGTGCGAGACGGCGTTCGAGAACCGCTACCCGAGTCTGCACGCCCACCACGCCGACGACCCCTCGAGAATGCTCCGCGTCGGCCTCGAGCGCGTCGACGAGGTTCGGACGCTGGCCGCGGAAATTCGAGGCGTCTACGGTCGCGAGCACCACGCCCCCGGGACCCTCCGCCTGTTCGACGTCGATCTCACGCCCGGCTTTCGGTATTGCCTCGACGAGGAGATCGACCCCGCGCCGAGTCGACCCCTCCGGACCCTCGAGATTACCGTCGACGACCGGGCGCTCGCGTCGGGCGACCTCTCGAGCCTCGAGATCGACGGCGAGTCGGTGACCGGCGATCCGGCGGACGTCCTCTGGTCGCTCGGTCGGCGACTCGAGCGCCGCGACCCCGACGTGCTCGTGGTGAGCCACGGCGACCTCGTGCCGGCCGTCGAGCGGGCGGCGGCCGCCGCGGGCCTCGAGGGCGTCCACCTCGGGCGACTCCCCGGCTGGACGAAGCTGGCGGGCGAGAGCACGTACGCGAGTTACGGACAGGTCGGCCACTCCCCGGCGCGCTACCGGGTTCCGGGCCGAGCGATCGTCGACCGATCGAACAGCTTCCTGTGGCACCAGTCCGGGCTCGCCGGCCTCGAGTACCTGGTCCAGCGGTCTCGAAAACCCCTTCAGGAGGCGTCCTGGGCCAGTATCGGGTCCGTGCTGACGGCGATCCAGATCCGTGAGGCGCGGGCGTGGGGCGTTCCCGCCCCGCTCAACAAGTGGGATCCCGAGGTGTTCAAGGACGTCTCGACGCTGCACGCGGCCGACCGCGGCGGGTTCACGTTCGCCCCCGAGGTTGGCCTCCACGAGGACGTCCACGAACTCGACTTCGCCTCGCTGTACCCGCGGATCATCTGCCGACACAACGTGAGTCCGGAGACCGTCGGCTGCCAGGGAGGGTGCCGGGACATCCGTCCGACCCTCGGAACTGGCCGCGAGGACGGGTCGGTCCCCGAACTCGAGTACGACGTCTGCGCGACTGACGGTTTCCTCCCGGCGGTGTTGCGTCCCCTGCTCGACCGCCGGGCGGCCTGCAAGCGCCGACTCCGCGACGACCCGGGCGAGGACGAGGCTGCTCGGCTGCGGGCCGAGTCCGGCGCGATCAAGTGGGTGCTCGTCTCCTGTTTCGGCTACCAGGGCTACCGCAACGCGAAGTTCGGGCGCATCGAGTGCCACGAGGCGATCAACGCCCACGCCCGCGAGATTGCCCTCCGGGCCAAGGAACGCCTCGAGGACGCCGGCTGGCGAATCGTCCACGGCATCGTCGACAGCCTCTGGGTGACGCCGCGAGTCGACGAGCCCGATCCGCTCGAGGGTGTGATCGCCGAGATCAGTCGCGACGCCGGTATCGACATCGAGCACGACGGACGCTACGAGTGGGTGTGTTTCGTGCCGTTGCGGGAGTCGAGCGGCGGCGAGGGCGAGCGCAGGAGCGAAAGCGGAATCGCGACCACCGCCGTCAGTGCTGGCGCCGGCGCCGGTGCACTCACGAAATACGTCGGCAAACGGACGACCGGCGAGTTCAAAGTCCGCGGCCTCGAGTGTCGTCAGCGCCACACGCCGGCGTTCGTGGCCGACTGCCAGCGCGAGTTTCTCGAGGTGCTCGACGAGACCCGCGACCCGGCCGCCGTCTGTGACCACCTCGCCCGTCGGCTGGGTGACCTCCGTCGCGGCGCGGTCGACCGCGACGACCTGGTGATCACGAAACGCGTCTCGAGACCGCTCGAGGCGTACAGCCAGGAGACGCACGTCGTGGGTGCGTTGCGCCGGTACGAACGGCACGACGTCCCCCGGCGGCCGGGACAGGCCGTCGAGTACGTCGTCGTCGACGACGGTGCGACGCGGACCGAGGAGCGCGTACGTCTTGCGTTCGAGAATGCGGATGCAGGCCGTGAGCATACGGTATCGGACTCCGACGGGAAACAACGAGACAGATACGACGTCGACTACTACGCGACCCTGCTGCTCCGCGCGGCCGAGAGCGTCACCGCCGCCCTGGGATGGGATCGGTCGCGAATCCGGCGCGCCCTCGAAGACGATCGGACGGTTTCGCTGTCGGTATTTACCCGATAA
- a CDS encoding HalOD1 output domain-containing protein produces the protein MTAPSSTHPGTPAATVPRTTSFTHDWADGDDGEDLATRIVEAVAEITDQDETRVERLYDRLDPDSLNSLFSRTDANRYAGDGLVMFTLEGCTVTVYGSGLVVVQRA, from the coding sequence ATGACAGCACCATCATCGACCCACCCCGGCACGCCAGCTGCAACCGTTCCACGAACGACGTCGTTCACCCACGACTGGGCGGACGGCGACGACGGTGAGGACCTCGCGACCAGGATCGTCGAGGCCGTCGCCGAGATCACCGACCAGGACGAAACCCGCGTCGAGCGCCTCTACGACCGACTCGATCCGGACTCGCTCAACAGCCTCTTTTCCCGGACCGACGCGAATCGGTACGCCGGAGACGGCCTGGTGATGTTCACGCTCGAGGGATGTACCGTCACCGTCTACGGCTCCGGGCTGGTCGTCGTCCAGCGGGCCTGA
- a CDS encoding endonuclease III domain-containing protein, whose translation MPDEADPEPAVNISGGADGGGTAATFDPATADTRAELVVDRLGERYWQKTYGGQDAFECLVRTILSQNTSDVASQPAHDALLERYGGPETETDLAAALADAERARLAETIQPAGLYNQKSEVIQTAADWVLERWGSAAAFDAFVRESDPAEVRQTLLSVSGVGPKTADCVLLFAGGRNGVFPVDTHVHRIYRRLGIAPADADHEGVREVLERDVPAEKCGFGHTASIQFGREFCTARTPACLEDPEACPMADVCDQVGVYPETGEVVDPADAPEAADEEP comes from the coding sequence ATGCCAGACGAGGCCGACCCCGAACCCGCGGTGAACATCAGCGGTGGCGCCGACGGCGGCGGCACGGCGGCTACCTTCGACCCCGCGACCGCGGACACGCGGGCCGAACTCGTCGTCGATCGCCTGGGTGAACGCTACTGGCAGAAGACCTACGGTGGACAGGACGCCTTCGAGTGTCTCGTCCGGACGATCCTGAGCCAGAACACGAGCGACGTGGCGAGTCAGCCCGCCCACGACGCCCTGCTCGAGCGATACGGTGGTCCAGAGACGGAAACCGACCTCGCAGCCGCGCTCGCCGACGCCGAACGCGCGAGACTCGCGGAGACCATCCAGCCGGCCGGGCTGTACAATCAAAAGTCCGAGGTCATCCAGACCGCCGCCGACTGGGTCCTCGAGCGCTGGGGCTCGGCGGCCGCCTTCGACGCGTTCGTTCGCGAGAGCGACCCCGCCGAGGTTCGGCAGACGCTGCTCTCAGTCTCGGGCGTCGGACCCAAGACGGCCGACTGCGTGCTCCTGTTCGCCGGCGGTCGAAACGGCGTCTTCCCCGTCGACACGCACGTTCACCGCATCTACCGCCGGCTCGGCATCGCCCCCGCCGACGCCGACCACGAGGGCGTTCGCGAGGTACTCGAGCGGGACGTTCCAGCAGAGAAGTGCGGCTTCGGCCACACCGCCAGCATCCAGTTCGGCCGGGAGTTCTGCACGGCGCGCACGCCGGCGTGCCTCGAGGATCCCGAGGCGTGCCCGATGGCCGACGTCTGCGACCAGGTCGGCGTCTATCCCGAGACGGGCGAGGTCGTCGACCCGGCGGACGCTCCAGAGGCAGCTGACGAGGAGCCCTGA
- a CDS encoding bacterio-opsin activator domain-containing protein: MSGDDSLEILLIEDNPGDARLIEEMLSGVEELNRRLGSDSSDGESPVVHHETRLEDGLAYLDSPDVGATSSTDGNDPDATLPTGPGPASASASAPPSTSDSGSESASASTSASTPSINVVLLDLNLPDSAGLETLTAVLESDATAPVIVLTGLQDSDAGIEAISRGAQEYLVKDEVTSPMLVRTIAHAIKRHEQLIERERRREELEALNRLNRIGQEITRDAITTSSREALEQAVCDRLAADDAYRFVWIGDVSPGSSQIVPRAAAGVEDGYLDEITITDDDGEHGSGPTALAIETEEIQVVRDIEHDSSYEPWRESARERSFRSSAAIPILHDNVRYGILNVYSSRPHAFTEYEQTLLGRLGDVIGHAIAALERKDALLSDAVLELEFRVEGAIEPLVEATARESAEVTIEQFIRSGDRILAYGSAEGIDHEELGSAIDRTDDLEEFRVLTPGRNEYDFELTKTGDIELFETVASRGGRVKSARIDDGTFRLVIELSQQSETARVIETVESICPGATYAAQRTTDRSSPSIPSPGLLETKLTDRQYEALETAYMSGFFEWPRTSTGEEVAERLDISPATFTQHLRAAEQKFFDSVFSASESDEGGE, translated from the coding sequence ATGAGCGGGGACGACTCCCTCGAAATTTTGCTCATCGAGGACAATCCAGGCGACGCCCGTCTCATCGAGGAGATGCTCTCGGGCGTCGAGGAGTTGAACCGGCGACTCGGATCGGACTCCTCAGACGGCGAGTCGCCGGTCGTTCACCACGAGACGCGACTCGAGGACGGCCTCGCGTATCTCGACTCCCCCGACGTCGGAGCCACGTCGTCGACCGACGGGAACGACCCCGACGCTACGCTGCCGACTGGCCCCGGTCCCGCGTCCGCGTCCGCATCCGCGCCTCCGTCTACATCCGACTCCGGGTCCGAGTCCGCATCTGCATCCACGTCCGCATCGACCCCCTCGATCAACGTCGTCCTCCTCGACCTGAACCTCCCCGACAGCGCCGGGCTCGAGACGCTAACGGCCGTTCTCGAGAGCGACGCGACGGCCCCGGTCATCGTCCTGACCGGACTGCAAGACAGCGACGCGGGAATCGAGGCCATCTCGCGGGGTGCCCAGGAGTACCTCGTAAAAGACGAGGTGACCAGCCCAATGCTCGTCCGGACAATCGCTCACGCCATCAAGCGCCACGAGCAGCTCATCGAACGCGAGCGCCGACGCGAGGAACTCGAGGCGCTCAACCGACTCAACCGGATCGGCCAGGAAATCACCCGCGACGCGATCACGACCAGCAGCCGCGAGGCGCTCGAGCAGGCGGTCTGCGATCGGCTCGCCGCCGACGACGCCTACCGGTTCGTCTGGATCGGCGACGTCAGCCCCGGGAGCTCCCAGATCGTTCCCAGGGCAGCGGCCGGCGTCGAAGACGGGTACCTGGACGAGATTACGATCACCGACGACGACGGCGAACACGGCAGCGGACCGACCGCCCTCGCGATCGAGACGGAGGAGATTCAGGTCGTTCGAGACATCGAGCACGACTCGTCCTACGAACCCTGGCGGGAGTCGGCACGAGAGCGCTCGTTTCGATCGTCGGCAGCGATCCCGATCCTCCACGACAACGTCCGGTACGGTATCCTGAACGTGTACTCGTCTCGACCACACGCGTTTACCGAGTACGAGCAGACGCTCCTGGGTCGGCTCGGCGACGTCATCGGGCACGCGATTGCGGCGCTCGAGCGAAAGGACGCGCTCCTCTCGGACGCCGTCCTCGAACTCGAGTTCCGGGTCGAGGGTGCGATCGAACCACTCGTCGAGGCGACGGCCAGGGAGTCGGCCGAGGTCACGATCGAGCAGTTCATCCGATCCGGCGATCGCATTCTGGCGTACGGCTCCGCCGAGGGCATCGACCACGAGGAGCTGGGCTCGGCGATCGACCGCACGGACGACCTCGAGGAGTTTCGCGTCCTCACCCCCGGACGAAACGAGTACGACTTCGAACTCACGAAGACGGGCGACATCGAGCTATTCGAGACGGTCGCCTCCCGCGGCGGTCGCGTCAAGTCCGCCCGGATCGACGACGGGACGTTTCGGCTGGTCATCGAACTCTCCCAGCAGAGCGAGACGGCGCGGGTCATCGAGACCGTCGAATCGATCTGCCCGGGGGCGACCTACGCCGCCCAGCGGACGACCGATCGCTCGAGTCCGTCGATTCCCAGCCCGGGCTTGCTCGAGACGAAGCTGACCGACCGACAGTACGAGGCCCTCGAGACGGCCTACATGTCGGGCTTTTTCGAGTGGCCGCGAACGAGCACGGGCGAGGAAGTCGCCGAGCGCCTCGACATCTCGCCGGCGACGTTCACCCAGCACCTACGAGCGGCCGAGCAGAAGTTCTTCGATTCGGTGTTTTCGGCGTCCGAGTCCGACGAGGGCGGCGAGTAG
- a CDS encoding EamA family transporter, which produces MSQHAITLAVLAMCAWGLWTVLANEATRTIDPKLAMILSYAASVLIALGYIAAQNEPLALERTGVTYALAAGVFAGVGAVAFYAGLSAGRVGVVATISALYFVVATIIGVVVLGESLTIQNVAGIGFAVLAVVLLAN; this is translated from the coding sequence ATGAGCCAGCACGCGATCACCCTCGCCGTCCTCGCCATGTGCGCCTGGGGCCTCTGGACGGTCCTCGCGAACGAAGCGACCCGGACGATCGACCCGAAACTCGCGATGATCCTCTCGTACGCCGCGAGCGTGCTCATCGCACTCGGCTACATCGCTGCGCAGAACGAACCGCTGGCGCTCGAGCGAACGGGCGTCACCTACGCACTCGCGGCCGGCGTCTTCGCCGGGGTCGGCGCCGTCGCGTTTTACGCGGGCCTGAGCGCCGGACGAGTCGGCGTCGTTGCCACCATCTCGGCGCTGTACTTCGTCGTCGCGACGATCATCGGCGTCGTCGTCCTGGGCGAATCCCTGACGATCCAGAACGTGGCCGGGATCGGATTCGCCGTCCTCGCCGTCGTCTTGCTCGCGAACTGA